Proteins found in one Polyangiaceae bacterium genomic segment:
- a CDS encoding Mrp/NBP35 family ATP-binding protein gives MSTQAQDSAGGRQVEADDPVPQVKNIVLVMSGKGGVGKSTVAANLSLALARSGYRVGLLDADLYGPSVPTLFGISGQPVSDGQKIQPLTRFGIKLMSIGFLLEDPTTAVVWRGPMLHGALIQFLKDVDWGELDYLLLDLPPGTGDIALTLAQQVRTNGCVVVTTPQEVALQDVYKAVNMCHKVGIPITGVVENESYFVCDGCDKRHELFGSGGGAKVADLARAPLLGQIPLHGDVRKWGDAGTPIVQASPASASAKAFVEIAERLVEELTRHNTDADDGLSIDRSGGVNRHLPITR, from the coding sequence ATGTCAACGCAAGCACAAGACTCTGCGGGTGGGCGTCAGGTCGAGGCCGACGACCCCGTGCCCCAGGTCAAGAACATCGTCCTGGTGATGAGCGGCAAAGGCGGCGTGGGTAAGAGCACTGTCGCTGCAAATCTGTCTCTGGCGCTGGCGCGCAGCGGCTACCGCGTCGGACTGCTCGATGCGGACCTCTATGGTCCCAGCGTGCCAACCTTGTTCGGCATCAGCGGGCAGCCGGTTTCCGACGGTCAGAAGATCCAGCCGCTGACTCGTTTTGGCATCAAGCTGATGAGCATCGGCTTCTTGTTGGAAGACCCCACCACTGCCGTGGTGTGGCGAGGCCCGATGCTGCATGGCGCGCTGATTCAGTTCCTGAAAGACGTGGACTGGGGCGAGCTCGACTACCTCTTGCTCGACCTTCCTCCGGGCACCGGTGACATCGCGCTGACCTTGGCGCAACAGGTTCGCACCAATGGCTGCGTCGTCGTCACCACACCTCAAGAGGTCGCGCTTCAGGACGTCTACAAGGCCGTGAACATGTGTCACAAGGTCGGGATCCCGATCACAGGCGTCGTGGAGAACGAGAGCTACTTCGTCTGTGACGGCTGCGACAAGCGTCACGAGCTGTTCGGCAGCGGCGGCGGTGCGAAGGTCGCCGATCTGGCTCGCGCCCCGCTCTTGGGACAGATCCCGCTGCACGGAGACGTGCGCAAGTGGGGTGACGCTGGCACCCCGATCGTCCAAGCCTCCCCCGCCTCAGCCAGCGCGAAGGCTTTCGTCGAAATCGCCGAACGCTTGGTGGAAGAGCTGACGCGCCACAACACGGACGCCGACGATGGCCTCAGCATCGACCGGTCGGGCGGGGTCAACCGGCACTTGCCCATCACTCGCTAG